The following coding sequences lie in one bacterium genomic window:
- the ilvN gene encoding acetolactate synthase small subunit, whose amino-acid sequence MRHTISVLVENKFGVLARIAGLFSSRGFNIDSLTVGETEDPTVSRMTIVVKGDDRILEQVMKQLHKLIDVIKVTDLTKKDHVERELVLIKVAADTSKRPEIMEIVGIFRARIIDVNTEIMTVEVTGAETKIEAIIELLKPYGIRELIRTGKVAVARGNK is encoded by the coding sequence ATGAGACATACCATCTCGGTCTTAGTAGAAAATAAATTCGGTGTCCTGGCCCGCATTGCTGGGCTTTTCTCTTCAAGGGGATTTAACATCGACTCATTAACCGTAGGCGAAACAGAGGACCCTACTGTTTCCAGGATGACCATTGTCGTTAAAGGCGATGACCGAATTTTGGAGCAGGTGATGAAGCAGCTCCATAAACTGATTGATGTCATCAAGGTGACCGATTTGACCAAGAAGGACCATGTCGAGAGGGAGTTGGTCCTGATTAAAGTGGCCGCCGATACCAGTAAGAGGCCCGAGATTATGGAAATTGTAGGTATATTCCGGGCCAGGATCATAGATGTTAATACCGAAATAATGACGGTGGAGGTCACCGGGGCGGAGACAAAAATAGAGGCCATTATTGAGTTGCTAAAGCCTTACGGGATTAGAGAACTTATCCGAACCGGCAAAGTGGCTGTGGCCAGGGGAAATAAGTAG
- the ilvB gene encoding biosynthetic-type acetolactate synthase large subunit, with product MSKLNGAQIVVESLLKENVEVIFGYQGGAVLPLFDALYDAPIKFILVRHEQGAAHAADGYARSTGKVGVCIATSGPGATNLVTGIATAYMDSIPMIALTGQVPTAMIGNDAFQEADITGITRPITKHNYLVKEVNELAKTIKEAFHIARTGRPGPVLIDLPKDVSTGMAEFKYPTEVRMRSYNPTYFGHPGQIKRAAAAIATTSRPVIYAGGGVISSGAAAELKELAEKTNIPVTMTLLGLGGFPGDHALSLGMLGMHGTKYANYAISESDLIIAVGARFDDRVTGKVDEFAPHAKIIHIDIDPAAISKNIEVDIPIVGDVGNVLRELNKLVKPGDTAAWLAKIEEWKKKHPLTYQKEGELKPQYVVEQIYEVTKGEAIITTEVGQNQMWAAQFYKYLKPRTFLSSGGLGTMGYGFPAAIGAQAGHPEAVVFDIAGDGSFQMNIQELATAVQYKLPVNIAILNNRYLGMVRQWQELFFKKRYAQTDISVAPDFVKVAEAYGAEGILITKEEEVRPALQQAVASSKPVVMDFRIAREENVFPMVPAGAALTQMIEGMA from the coding sequence ATGTCAAAGTTAAATGGCGCTCAAATTGTAGTTGAATCCTTACTCAAGGAAAATGTGGAAGTTATATTTGGTTATCAAGGCGGGGCGGTTTTGCCTCTCTTTGATGCCCTTTATGATGCCCCCATCAAGTTTATCCTGGTCAGACACGAACAAGGGGCAGCCCATGCCGCCGATGGATATGCCCGCTCCACCGGTAAGGTGGGGGTCTGTATCGCCACCTCCGGGCCGGGGGCAACCAATCTGGTTACCGGAATAGCCACCGCCTATATGGATTCTATTCCCATGATCGCCCTTACCGGCCAGGTGCCTACGGCTATGATTGGTAATGATGCCTTCCAGGAGGCGGATATTACCGGCATTACCCGGCCCATCACCAAACATAACTACCTGGTCAAGGAGGTAAATGAGCTGGCTAAGACGATAAAAGAGGCCTTTCATATCGCCCGAACAGGCAGGCCAGGGCCGGTCTTAATCGATCTACCCAAGGATGTGAGTACCGGGATGGCTGAATTTAAATATCCAACCGAGGTGAGGATGCGGAGTTATAATCCCACTTACTTTGGTCATCCTGGCCAGATCAAACGGGCGGCGGCGGCCATAGCGACGACCTCCAGGCCGGTCATATACGCCGGCGGCGGGGTAATTTCTTCTGGCGCAGCCGCTGAACTTAAGGAATTGGCCGAAAAAACCAACATACCGGTGACTATGACCCTGCTTGGCCTGGGCGGTTTCCCTGGAGATCATGCCCTTTCTCTGGGTATGCTGGGTATGCATGGCACCAAATATGCCAATTATGCCATTAGTGAATCGGATCTGATCATTGCGGTAGGCGCCAGATTTGATGACCGGGTAACGGGTAAGGTAGATGAATTCGCCCCCCATGCCAAGATCATCCACATCGATATTGATCCAGCGGCCATAAGTAAAAATATCGAGGTGGATATCCCTATTGTGGGTGATGTGGGCAATGTCCTGAGAGAACTCAATAAATTGGTGAAACCGGGAGATACGGCCGCCTGGCTGGCTAAGATCGAAGAGTGGAAGAAAAAACATCCCCTTACTTATCAAAAAGAAGGGGAACTAAAACCGCAATATGTGGTGGAACAGATTTATGAAGTAACCAAAGGTGAGGCCATTATAACTACCGAAGTCGGTCAGAACCAGATGTGGGCCGCTCAGTTCTACAAATATCTAAAGCCCAGAACCTTTCTCTCTTCCGGTGGATTAGGCACCATGGGTTACGGCTTTCCGGCCGCTATCGGGGCCCAAGCCGGACACCCGGAAGCGGTTGTCTTTGATATTGCCGGTGACGGCAGCTTTCAGATGAACATCCAAGAATTGGCCACGGCTGTTCAGTATAAGCTGCCGGTAAATATTGCTATCCTGAATAACCGGTATTTAGGTATGGTCAGGCAATGGCAGGAGCTTTTCTTTAAAAAGCGTTATGCTCAGACGGATATTTCGGTGGCCCCGGATTTTGTTAAAGTGGCGGAGGCTTATGGGGCAGAAGGGATACTAATCACTAAAGAGGAAGAAGTCCGCCCGGCCCTCCAACAGGCCGTAGCTTCTTCCAAGCCGGTGGTGATGGATTTTCGTATCGCCAGGGAAGAGAATGTCTTCCCTATGGTCCCGGCCGGGGCGGCTCTGACTCAGATGATTGAGGGGATGGCCTAA